In one Sphingomonas hankookensis genomic region, the following are encoded:
- a CDS encoding carbonic anhydrase: MNDVIGRVFGFEKDVFGSDADLYSKLATDGQSPKVLMISCSDSRVVPEHILQAKPGDVFVIRNAGNIVPPFTQQNGGTTSTVEYAVAVLGVTDIIVSGHSGCGAMGALMKPDTLDGLPSVAAWLRHSHAAHSVVENSYPDLDDAAAVRAASLENVVVQISHLRTHPAVASRIAKGELTLHGWFVDIHAGTILALDGETGRFAPINADRPLPVALPAAKRLAADFVTAEAAE, from the coding sequence ATGAACGACGTGATCGGCCGCGTGTTCGGCTTCGAAAAGGATGTGTTCGGCAGCGATGCCGACCTCTATTCGAAGCTGGCGACCGACGGGCAAAGCCCCAAGGTCCTGATGATCTCCTGTTCGGATTCGCGGGTCGTTCCCGAACATATCCTGCAGGCGAAGCCGGGCGACGTCTTCGTCATCCGCAATGCCGGCAACATCGTCCCCCCCTTCACCCAGCAGAATGGCGGCACGACCTCGACCGTCGAATATGCGGTCGCGGTGCTCGGCGTCACCGACATCATCGTGTCGGGCCATTCGGGCTGCGGCGCGATGGGCGCACTGATGAAGCCGGACACGCTCGACGGCCTGCCCAGCGTCGCCGCGTGGCTCCGCCACAGCCATGCCGCCCATTCGGTGGTCGAAAACAGCTACCCCGATCTCGACGATGCCGCTGCGGTCCGCGCCGCCAGCCTGGAAAACGTCGTGGTCCAGATTTCGCACCTGCGCACCCATCCGGCGGTCGCGTCGCGCATCGCCAAGGGCGAGCTGACGCTGCACGGCTGGTTCGTCGACATCCATGCGGGCACGATCCTCGCGCTGGACGGCGAAACCGGTCGGTTCGCGCCGATCAATGCGGATCGCCCGTTGCCGGTGGCGCTGCCCGCCGCCAAGCGCCTTGCTGCGGATTTCGTGACGGCAGAAGCCGCCGAATAA